The sequence AATTTCAAACATTTGAAGCATTGCATTAAAGTTAAAAGCTGAAAGGGAAATCTCAAAAACTCATACCAATAATATAAGCTGAGGGTTACCTTCATGCGGGGTCGCTTTTCAGCATTAAGCTTTCGAACTTCGTATCTAATACGTTTTGAGAAGAGTCTGTTTTGCCTCTTCTCCTTGTATCTCAACACACTAGCTTCTCTGTGCCTCATCTTCCAACTATCTGTGCCTTtcaattccaattccaattccTCCTCTTTCACTTTCATTCTACAACCAATATCATCATTACTGCCCATTTCTGGAACCCTCCATATGTTCCCAACGCTTCCCCACCCATCCACCAACACCTGCAAGCCGATCACAATTATATGTGATTCTCAACATTTGTGGTTAAGAACCTTATAACTCAACTGATATTTCTTAATGTTTTCAACGGAGACGTTCAGAATTCAaatttcctcttcttcaactattgaattatcccaaaaatggagaggattatatatatatatataacctctACATCCAAGCATGTGACATGTTACAAGCCAACATCAATGCAACTCCAAGACCAAGTAAGAAAAACTTGTTAATTCATTATTAACATATTGTTAGTGTCGAAATAAGagacctatatatatataccccaATAAAACAAATCCAATCCATTCTTGTACCTAAAGAAGGAAGCATCTCTTAAATAGCTATATCTAGTCACTCATATATATACTAAGTAGACTGAGTGTTGTGTGtggtttaattttatatattttagcaGAATTGGTTCCATCAACTGCTCCAATGACTTTCACTCACTGAATTGTAACATGATTGATTTGATATAACAAAAAAGATACCCAAAATATCTAGAGGTAGATCGAAGGGTTGAGATATGAATCTCTATAATATATGTCCGATGTCTAATACTATCAATAATTCCAACCAACAAAATGTTGGTGGACTGCGCCATGGGCCACAGCTGGCTAAGGTTTACTGGGCCCCAAAAAAGCGAAAAGTGCAACTATGAATGGGTCGAAGATTCCAGTTAGCAATACCTTTCAAAACTTTAATTGCCATTTGCCCCATGGTCCATAAAATACTCAATGGACAATGCTATGTACGTACCATGTGGCATTGGACAAACATTGCTAAATTTATGATCCTATATTCCTACCCTTAAAAACTTTTAATACCaccatttccaaaaaaaaaaaaaaaaaaacccattaatcaATTATATGACGGATTAACTGTCAACCTCTAAAATTTTGCCACGCCCTAGACGAATGAGCCATCAAAGAAATACTCATAGGGGTAGATATAGGTACGTACAAACTTCAATAAGACACATAGAGAGGTATGTGTTTTATATACAGAAGACAGACATATGGtacaaaataattgaaaataaaataagaaaaagtaagAGAGATGAAAGATCTTACATTGGCTTCATCATGCAACACAGGTACAGTCTGTGGGGACTCTCCTTCAATATAAAGTGGGCCCTTATCAGACCAAGCATTCATGATCCCCTGATAATCAAGCTTCAACGACAACAAACCCTGTGTCTTCATCGTCGTCGTAGCCGTCATAGTCCGCTTTGTACAGCTACTCACTTCCTCTAGCTCCACCTTCTGCTTCTTCTCCACCACTTCAGAGTAACACACCCACTTCTCTTCACTCGGGTCTCTCTCTTTGATCCTCATGGCTGTTCTTAAAAGCTTGGATCTACTGGCACTGTAGTTGCTACAGTCACCATTGTTATTAGCTTCCTCGCTTCCATAAGGGTATGTTAGCGATGGTGTTGGGGGAGAGAGTGAGTCTTCCTCTGAAGATGATCCAAGGAAGTTGAGGCTTGCACCACCGCTCTCTGTACTGTTGAAGAGGAACGCTACGTTTTCGTCGTGTATGTCTTTGTCTTCAACTTGGTTTTCTGGGTGTAAAGGGAAAAGGTTTAGctggtgttgttgttgttgttgttgttgttgctggtGGGTACTATTGGTTTTATGGTTTTCGATCATTTGGGTGGAGCTAGTAGTGTTTGAGTTTTCTGAGGAGAGTTCTAAGCGGAGACTGAGGAACTTGGGCTTTCTGGTTTTGGTTCTTGATTTGCGAGCTGGTTTAAGTGGCTCTCTAACTCTAACTCTGCCTCTGGCTTTCTCTTTCTTGGTCATAGACCTAGTTTTCATATCAGGACTATTCTTGTTGCACATCTTTTTTCCACTCATACGCGATCT is a genomic window of Quercus lobata isolate SW786 chromosome 2, ValleyOak3.0 Primary Assembly, whole genome shotgun sequence containing:
- the LOC115976538 gene encoding zinc finger protein CONSTANS-LIKE 6 isoform X1, which translates into the protein MSGKKMCNKNSPDMKTRSMTKKEKARGRVRVREPLKPARKSRTKTRKPKFLSLRLELSSENSNTTSSTQMIENHKTNSTHQQQQQQQQQHQLNLFPLHPENQVEDKDIHDENVAFLFNSTESGGASLNFLGSSSEEDSLSPPTPSLTYPYGSEEANNNGDCSNYSASRSKLLRTAMRIKERDPSEEKWVCYSEVVEKKQKVELEEVSSCTKRTMTATTTMKTQGLLSLKLDYQGIMNAWSDKGPLYIEGESPQTVPVLHDEANVLVDGWGSVGNIWRVPEMGSNDDIGCRMKVKEEELELELKGTDSWKMRHREASVLRYKEKRQNRLFSKRIRYEVRKLNAEKRPRMKVTLSLYYWVDS
- the LOC115976538 gene encoding zinc finger protein CONSTANS-LIKE 6 isoform X2 translates to MSGKKMCNKNSPDMKTRSMTKKEKARGRVRVREPLKPARKSRTKTRKPKFLSLRLELSSENSNTTSSTQMIENHKTNSTHQQQQQQQQQHQLNLFPLHPENQVEDKDIHDENVAFLFNSTESGGASLNFLGSSSEEDSLSPPTPSLTYPYGSEEANNNGDCSNYSASRSKLLRTAMRIKERDPSEEKWVCYSEVVEKKQKVELEEVSSCTKRTMTATTTMKTQGLLSLKLDYQGIMNAWSDKGPLYIEGESPQTVPVLHDEANVLVDGWGSVGNIWRVPEMGSNDDIGCRMKVKEEELELELKGTDSWKMRHREASVLRYKEKRQNRLFSKRIRYEVRKLNAEKRPRMKGRFVKRS